A genomic window from Cupriavidus metallidurans CH34 includes:
- the phnD gene encoding phosphonate ABC transporter substrate-binding protein: protein MLRRTFLAVVASGVVALPAFAQDVKTLNMGIISTETSSNLKSAWQPVIDDLSRALGVQVKPFFASDYAGIIEGMRFNKVQIAWYGNKSAMEAVDRANGEVFASVIDKDGNPGYWSLLIARKDSDLKSVEDVIKRGKDLTYGAGDPNSTSGTAVPGYYLWAANKVDPKTLFKAVRISNHETNLLSVLNKQVDVAVNNTENFERYRINTGKNAYDDVRVLWKSPLIPADPLVYRKDLPPELKKKIQDFFVNYGKGADAAREKQALATLTYQGFRVSTDAQLVPIRQIELAKEKAKIESDSTLAAADKEKKLADVSRRLAELDRASSTQ, encoded by the coding sequence ATGCTTCGCAGAACTTTCCTCGCCGTGGTCGCTTCGGGTGTCGTCGCGCTGCCCGCCTTCGCCCAGGACGTCAAGACCCTGAACATGGGCATCATCTCGACGGAAACGTCGTCGAACCTGAAGTCCGCCTGGCAGCCCGTGATCGACGACCTGAGCCGCGCACTCGGCGTGCAGGTCAAGCCGTTCTTCGCCTCGGACTACGCCGGCATCATCGAAGGGATGCGCTTCAACAAAGTGCAGATCGCCTGGTACGGCAACAAGTCGGCCATGGAAGCCGTGGACCGCGCCAACGGCGAAGTGTTCGCATCGGTGATCGACAAGGACGGCAACCCGGGCTACTGGTCGCTGCTGATCGCGCGCAAGGATAGCGACCTGAAGTCGGTCGAGGACGTCATCAAGCGCGGCAAGGACCTGACCTACGGCGCCGGCGATCCGAATTCCACCTCGGGCACCGCCGTGCCGGGCTACTACCTGTGGGCCGCCAACAAGGTCGATCCGAAGACGCTGTTCAAGGCCGTGCGCATCAGCAACCACGAAACCAACCTGCTGTCGGTGCTGAACAAGCAGGTGGACGTGGCCGTGAACAACACCGAGAACTTCGAGCGCTATCGCATCAACACGGGCAAGAACGCCTATGACGACGTGCGCGTGCTGTGGAAGTCGCCGCTGATCCCGGCCGATCCGCTGGTCTACCGCAAGGACCTGCCGCCCGAGCTGAAGAAGAAGATCCAGGACTTCTTCGTCAACTATGGCAAGGGCGCCGATGCCGCACGCGAAAAGCAGGCGCTGGCCACGCTGACCTACCAGGGCTTCCGCGTCTCGACCGATGCCCAGCTCGTGCCGATCCGTCAGATCGAACTGGCCAAGGAAAAGGCCAAGATCGAATCCGACAGCACGCTGGCCGCTGCCGACAAGGAAAAGAAGCTGGCCGACGTCTCGCGCCGTCTGGCCGAACTCGACCGCGCCAGCAGCACGCAGTAA
- the phnC gene encoding phosphonate ABC transporter ATP-binding protein, whose amino-acid sequence MTHAIEVRGLSKSFRADRKALDDVTLQIAPGEMVALLGASGSGKSTLLRHVAGFVTGDAGSGEILVNGRTVQRNGRLARDVRRVRADIGFVFQQFNLVGRLPVITNVLVGMLTRVPKWRSLLRIFKASEVQAGLDALAQVGIDDYAFQRASTLSGGQQQRAAIARTLVQNAQVILADEPIASLDPESSRRVMSQLAQINRTRKVAVVVSLHQVDVAMRYCPRVVALRHGKVVYDGPSAALTQQMLRDLYGSEADELLHDSVPEAPSCAEGVPAPVMVRMDLAAA is encoded by the coding sequence ATGACGCATGCAATTGAAGTCCGCGGACTGAGCAAGTCGTTCCGCGCGGACCGCAAGGCGCTTGACGATGTCACGCTGCAAATCGCCCCGGGTGAAATGGTTGCGCTGCTGGGCGCATCGGGCTCGGGCAAATCGACGCTACTGCGCCATGTGGCCGGTTTCGTCACGGGCGATGCCGGTTCGGGCGAGATCCTCGTCAACGGCCGCACGGTGCAGCGTAACGGACGTCTGGCCCGCGATGTGCGCCGTGTACGTGCGGACATCGGATTCGTATTCCAGCAGTTCAACCTGGTCGGCCGCCTGCCTGTGATCACCAATGTGCTCGTGGGAATGCTGACGCGCGTGCCGAAATGGCGCAGCCTGCTCCGCATCTTCAAGGCCAGCGAAGTGCAAGCCGGACTCGATGCGCTTGCTCAGGTTGGTATAGACGACTATGCGTTTCAGCGTGCCTCGACCCTGTCGGGCGGGCAGCAGCAACGTGCTGCGATCGCCCGCACGCTGGTGCAGAACGCGCAAGTGATCCTGGCCGACGAGCCGATCGCCTCGCTCGATCCGGAATCGTCGCGTCGCGTGATGTCGCAACTGGCGCAGATTAACCGCACGCGCAAAGTCGCCGTGGTGGTGTCGCTGCATCAGGTGGACGTGGCGATGCGCTATTGCCCGCGCGTGGTGGCATTGCGTCACGGCAAGGTGGTCTATGACGGGCCCTCCGCCGCGCTGACGCAGCAGATGCTGCGCGACCTGTACGGCAGCGAGGCCGACGAGCTACTGCACGACAGCGTGCCAGAGGCCCCCTCTTGCGCCGAAGGCGTGCCCGCGCCGGTGATGGTCAGGATGGATCTGGCCGCGGCCTGA
- a CDS encoding MFS transporter, with product MHHLSADTQQANNNDYLVSKSRAWFAFAMTFALMLFDYIDRQVIVSLFPHLKAEWNLSDKQLGALVSIISVVVALGGIPVALLADRVSRVKSVVVMGVVWSLATISCMFTRNYSQLFMARAMVGVGESGYGSVGAALIASLFPARLRSMLLGAFFAAGSIGAVLGVVLGGVITARWGWQAAFGVVGVPGLLLALLYMFVPDYKTAALDTRPAHEQGQAKGLLAHMVSALTSSRTLWWTCLGAALQLVVVSTIWAWLPSYFNRLHGTPVDQAAMQSALIVLCGAVGCFVWGIVADVAGTKQPRNKLKTVSFLCMVTAPILVVAFSAAESMNQQFLLIALGGFLMTCTVGPASSVVLDVVHPGLRSTGAALLSLFQNLFGLAIGPFVGGALSDAFGLQAALTAMPVFGLLAALCLLRASRTYERDLQEVAQIQSAIAEQPAGAAASMTA from the coding sequence ATGCACCATCTTTCCGCCGACACGCAGCAGGCCAACAACAACGACTATCTGGTCAGCAAATCACGCGCATGGTTTGCGTTTGCCATGACCTTCGCGCTGATGCTCTTCGACTACATCGATCGTCAGGTGATCGTGTCCTTGTTTCCGCACCTGAAGGCCGAGTGGAACCTTTCCGACAAGCAACTGGGCGCGCTGGTGTCGATCATCTCGGTGGTGGTCGCGCTGGGCGGCATCCCCGTTGCGCTGTTGGCGGACCGCGTCAGCCGCGTCAAGAGCGTGGTGGTCATGGGCGTGGTCTGGAGCCTGGCCACGATTTCCTGCATGTTTACCCGCAACTACTCGCAGTTGTTCATGGCGCGCGCGATGGTGGGTGTGGGTGAGTCCGGCTACGGCTCCGTCGGTGCGGCGCTGATCGCCAGCCTGTTCCCGGCAAGGTTGCGTTCGATGCTGCTCGGCGCGTTCTTCGCGGCCGGATCGATTGGCGCGGTGCTCGGCGTGGTGCTGGGTGGCGTGATTACCGCACGCTGGGGCTGGCAGGCCGCGTTCGGCGTGGTGGGTGTGCCCGGCCTGCTGCTGGCGCTGCTCTACATGTTCGTGCCGGACTACAAGACTGCGGCGCTGGACACGCGGCCGGCCCATGAGCAAGGGCAAGCAAAGGGCCTGCTCGCGCACATGGTGTCGGCGCTGACGAGCTCGCGCACGCTGTGGTGGACCTGCCTGGGTGCGGCGCTGCAGCTTGTCGTGGTATCGACGATCTGGGCCTGGCTGCCGAGCTACTTCAATCGCCTCCACGGCACGCCGGTGGATCAGGCTGCCATGCAGTCGGCGTTGATCGTGCTGTGCGGCGCGGTGGGTTGCTTCGTCTGGGGCATTGTTGCGGATGTCGCCGGCACCAAGCAGCCGCGCAACAAGCTCAAGACGGTGTCGTTCCTGTGCATGGTGACCGCGCCGATCCTGGTGGTTGCATTCAGCGCCGCGGAGTCCATGAACCAGCAGTTCCTGCTGATCGCGCTGGGTGGCTTCCTGATGACATGCACGGTTGGGCCGGCTTCGAGCGTGGTGCTCGACGTGGTGCATCCGGGGCTGCGCTCCACCGGCGCTGCGCTGCTGTCGCTGTTCCAGAACCTGTTCGGACTCGCCATCGGTCCGTTCGTAGGCGGTGCGCTCTCCGACGCATTCGGCCTGCAAGCGGCATTGACGGCAATGCCGGTCTTTGGCCTGCTCGCGGCGCTGTGCCTGCTGCGCGCATCGCGCACCTATGAGCGCGATCTGCAGGAGGTGGCGCAGATCCAGTCCGCCATCGCCGAACAACCCGCCGGGGCCGCGGCTTCGATGACAGCGTGA